tccggctccgctttcatctctcacaagatttaaaaatgaattttaaaatgaaaaatgtaaattgttgatattggaaaagagcaactgctgattatcttgccggcttcttctcggtagaatctgctttccgaatcggtggtagagtcactacagacagacagacttgatgtttcgaaagtgcttatattaggcctacttgaaataaatgaattttgaattttgaatttttttgaagttttgccttaatttttccaaaaaaatccAACAAGATGATAATGGGACCACATAGGaagtatatttacaaaaaatctaaatcgttTAATAAATGATATACTCAGAGAAGTAATTAAAAGACAATAACACGCAAATATATTAAcaagtttaatataatagttaGGTATATCTATAGTGAAGTTAAGTAGTCACCCAGTGGTACCATGAGGAAAGATAATTCCTTCTCGTGCCACTGGTGGAACGAGCTGGTGGCACAACGAGGAGTAAGCACTTTAATCCACTGAAAGTAaccccttgtctgcaatctcacccggtgatAAATAATGATGCAATCTGAGGTAGTGGGGACTACACACCCACTCCAAAACTAGTTCCACATCCATGGTCTTGTGCTGCTTGTATCTAACAACTTTCTTCTTAAGATTCTTCTAGTACTTCATAAATTATGTTAATCTCTAAGATTGAGTAGCCAGCTTCAAAGAGGTAAAAGAAGATTGACGATCTTTAGCAGTttgctttttgtttttgtaaaagaTGCTCTGGAATACTGACTATTCCACTGGggataattaaaacaaataaatattcaaatgttaatttattacatgatgatattgtaataataattattaaaacaattcatTACAACAATAAGTTAGGATCATACTTTCAAAccattgaaaataaaatcagtCTTGTTAAAAATGGCTACATTTGTAGAATAGGAGATGTTAATTATTAGAATTCAATTAAgtgtgtttaaattaaaaaagaataagtAAACATTCTTTTAACAACAATtgcaaaacttaaataaaaatatagattcGTAAAATTCCATTcaaaactgaaagaaaaatTGGCACTTAATTCATTTgtgattgaaataaattatatttttatcgatcATGTTTTTCTGATATatcacagatttttttaatttgaaagctTCTGGCCccagttcaataaataaaatttaaaatatttctaggattatttagtatttaatcAAATACAGGGGAAGGCACTAATTACTATAGCAGTTATTTTTGGTAACACTATGTTATTGGTAGTTACAAAATTAATAGAGCTACTTCCTacgttttatttctataaaagcaATATGCTTTCTTTTTCAAAGATCTGACATTCTTTCTTAAAtgggtatttaaatttttaaaaaatcatttttactaTAGCTGCCAGTGATAAAGAGATCCTTTGCCACGAttgcataaaaataacaaagccAAAACTCTGTATAACAAATAACGaatgtaatattaaacttttactCATTGTATTTATCGAGACCATAATTTGTTTATAcctattgtattaaaaattagcAAAACCCAAACATTACAATGGTACACCGGAAAAAACTCTCGGTATCTCTGCATCAAACACTGCAATAAAAACGCTTTAAATGGCATTGGTACTGCCTTATTTGGAGCAGTAAATATGACGTAGCTCAAACTCTTCGATAAGCTATTTAGACTAGAAATCGCTCACACACGGTcactataaattttatattaaaagtcttTTAACACCACATTCAATGCAAAATTTGGCGGTTTCAACGGGAAACTTATTTCCGCATTCGTGACAGAAGCGAGATAGGCGCTGAGCGGGAACAGAGTCTCTTCGGGGTCGATGTAGCGATGACTCTGACCCGCTCGAGCTTATTGGTTCCGGCCGAGCTCGCCACGTAGGACTGTGGCGTGAAGATGCGCGAGAACTGACGCGCTTATCTgtcagaaataaattaaatataacgtGACAGCAAAGTAAACGACAATGTATTTCAATGCAGTTCATAACAAAGACAGTTGTACAGAATTTCCTAAAAAAATGAGATAGATGATTTCAGGTGAAATTACCAAAGAGCCAAATAGGGGCGATGCTTCATTAGCGATGCGTTGCGTATTCAACCGATCAACGTATTGTAGTCAGACACTTGCCTTGCGAAGACGCAACACTTAAATGTctcatatattaaaaatatatgaaaaatgaCGTACACAACTCATTTAGAAAGCAGAGCTCTAACAGCGCATCGTCCATCGAAAGGTTGTAAGTAGAGAGGCCACGCCCCGTGGTAATGAGCTGGCATTTTCATCACGTGAATACGAAGCAGAGAAGATAAACAAAGAAAGAGAGAAACGTATAAAGTTACCATTGATTGCTAAAGGTTCCAATTCCTTGTTCATGTCCAATCTTCCATTGGAAGATTTAATTGGTCCATCTAACTCCGCCGATCGTTCCATCGCTAAGAACTCTTCACTGGATATGGAGCGAATGTCATCTTTGTGACTCCCGCTTGTATCTGACCCGGCAGGTATTTGTTCCAATGATGCGACTCCATTCGATTCTTTTGCGTTGCATAAAGATAGTTTAGATGGAGAAATTCTATTTAAGCTGAAACAtacacaatttataaaaatatacaataatagtTATCTCAATATTTTTTACGGAACAGTTACCTGACTAACCTGCTATACGCCGAATCTGTGCTTGATTTCCCATTCGGTGTGTAGTTTCCGTTGGAGATGTTATCATTTTTTCCTTTCTTATGGTCAGTTTTTCGACGAAACTCTTTCTTGGTCGTATTGTGGTATGTATTTTTGTTATGATTACTGACCACCTCTTTGTTCGACGAGTGGTTATCATTTTTTTCTGACTcgtaaaatttatcaaaatcctTTAGAGACTGCATTAAATCTTCTTCTAATTGGTCTGTTTGGTGACGTCCTTTCGAATTGTCTATCTTTGTACCGGCCTTCTTTTGAATGGAATCGAGGAGGGACATGGAACGTTTGACAGAGGATGGGAAAAGCTTATCACCCACAACATTGTTACTGCTAAAAATAAGGGACGTAGATTTATTTACTGGAATAAATCCATTACTAACACCATTAACTACTTTTGGAGAATTAACAACTTTAGTTTCGGAACCTCTAACATCATTACACATGTCAGACGCTACGACTCTGGTTGTGGAACTACAAATGCGCATATTTTCTGGTTTTTGTTTATGAACCTCTTCATcaaaagaaatcataaattcttcaAGATCAAAGTCTTCACATAGAGAATCATCATCTCTAACGGAAGTCTTCGATGCTATAGTTTGTTCTATAGAAGACATAATTTTATCGTACTTAGAGCTAAAATCGCTAATAGTTGAAGAGCTATTTTTTTTGAGATTAAGATTGTTATTCTTTTCAACTTTAAGGCACAAGGAATCGGTCATGTTGTTACTTTCGGTATGGTTATTTTTAGCTGCACTAAAAGATTCGAATTTTGCGGGTAAATTTTCTGTGGTAAGCAGTGATTCCATGCTACTTATGATGTCTGGATTATTGAATATGGTATTAACATTTATTGGCAAGTTGTCGTTTTCGTTAATAAGCCTAGGGTCTATGTAATTACTATCTGTCATTGATGTATTATTGTCAAAGgaaagtaatgaattgagatTTATGAAATCTTTCTTCCCttcgtttttattgattttgtcTAACTTTAGAGGTTGTTTAGTAGTATTACGCTGAAAACCGTGATGCATTGATTGTGATATTTTTGGGATTTTGTCTTTTAGTTTAGGTGTGCTGTAACTAGAATTTGAGTAACTTGAAAAGGACCTATTTAAATTACTGCTACGACTGAAGTAAGATTTTTCGGTTGTGCTTATGTTTTCCTTACTAGATTTCGTAAATGTTGTATTTAGCTTTTGATTACCTTTTTTATCATTTCTGTTAAGTCTGAAGGAATTGCACCTACCACCGAAAGAGTTACTACTGTTGTCATTATTTGTGCTACCGAAAGATTTCATTCTTTGCAAGGTTGGTGTTTTTTGGTAAGTTTTGTTTATCgtgtcttttatttttttagagttGTCTGATCGCAGATGTGGTGTAGACTGCTTATCTTTAACAGGACGTAAGCTAGGTAAGGTTCTATTAGGATCTTTGGAGATATTATGAACTTTTTTAGGAATGTTTGTGTCAGATGACATGAGTTCCTTCATCTGCCTAGCAGCTGACACAAAGGGATCGTAAGTGTCATCGAGTCTGAAAtagatcaaagtcaaatataaaaACGGTGATTTCTAACGAGTAGTTGAGTAGACAGACATTTACTTGATATTTTGGATTTTGAGTGCGTTAGGCGAATTTAGAAATCTAAACAAACTACAAACAATTTCTACGTTATATTCGGTAATTTTATGAAACAATCAATGaaaaattagttaaaattaaacctCTTTATATCGATACGGGGCAATTTCAAGGGTGGTTCTTCATCGCTGTTGTCTTCCTGTTTTTTCTTTATGATAAATGTTCGATATTCATtatcagttttattttgttgaccaaataatttatactttttatgtcCTTTGTAGATTTTTGAATTCGGACTTCTACTACTGTTTTCTCCTAGTGTAAATTTATTCGTCTTATTTATTGCAGGTAACTTTAGTTCTGAAGAAATTTTATCCAATAAATTACTATCTGTGTTTGATTCTCCCTCATAAAACTTGAGTTGATATACAGTGATATGTTCCATATCAGAAACGTTTCGTCCACTGTCATCTGTAAGATGTCCACCGTTATTTATAACATCAACATCGTTTTCTTGGTCACGCGCTCCTTGTAAAAGATCTTTCAAGTCACTTTTTAATTCTTGTAAAGTGTCTGAAAAGTCGCGCTTTGCATATTCCGTTTGTTCGTTGATAGATTCAAGTGAACTGGTCTGAGGAGTGTGAATATTTTCAAGTGATGTggctaaattatttttgtttagatGATTTCCATTTTTGCTTTGTATCAATTTATCAGTTAATTGAAGAAATTCTTCTAAATCAGCAGGATCCTCTGTAAATTTCGTATATGTGTCTCCACTTCCATGACGGCATACTACATTGCTTTCAACAACTTCATTTTTTTCGAACGACTCTTCAAAATTATTCGCACTTATATCGTGTTCGTAATTTTCTACTATGTTTTCTACTGATAAATCTGCAATATCATCTGTTGTATTTTGGTTTAATTTGTAAtgatttgtattaataaaatggtCTACTTCTGTATTTTCTACATG
The sequence above is a segment of the Pararge aegeria chromosome 17, ilParAegt1.1, whole genome shotgun sequence genome. Coding sequences within it:
- the LOC120630871 gene encoding uncharacterized protein LOC120630871 isoform X3 gives rise to the protein MKKRTISKLISIFGSKKGKRQAQQQSSKSSRSPSPESAGPVSPASNESFRPILRTPPPSRAGPPPSPPVPTHPIAPVAPEPSGPLPLLPCPVCDRTFVPQSLAKHVKICEKMTVKKRKTFDSSRQRREGVSTPSDCNLENSPFIEKSPPNTAKTTLKPKTQSVRKAIMKPAADLQKCPHCSRNFGMRAFERHVEWCADKAKILPAAPQQPPPHIADAKQRLNARTQYKAPLARGRRSSQTRDKSSNSRSASVESVRGVSPPREYGDYRHPRTRASESMSSNDCHEEASPHVPIIRNLRTSQNNSSGDANIKARQARLARDLSSSRLDDTYDPFVSAARQMKELMSSDTNIPKKVHNISKDPNRTLPSLRPVKDKQSTPHLRSDNSKKIKDTINKTYQKTPTLQRMKSFGSTNNDNSSNSFGGRCNSFRLNRNDKKGNQKLNTTFTKSSKENISTTEKSYFSRSSNLNRSFSSYSNSSYSTPKLKDKIPKISQSMHHGFQRNTTKQPLKLDKINKNEGKKDFINLNSLLSFDNNTSMTDSNYIDPRLINENDNLPINVNTIFNNPDIISSMESLLTTENLPAKFESFSAAKNNHTESNNMTDSLCLKVEKNNNLNLKKNSSSTISDFSSKYDKIMSSIEQTIASKTSVRDDDSLCEDFDLEEFMISFDEEVHKQKPENMRICSSTTRVVASDMCNDVRGSETKVVNSPKVVNGVSNGFIPVNKSTSLIFSSNNVVGDKLFPSSVKRSMSLLDSIQKKAGTKIDNSKGRHQTDQLEEDLMQSLKDFDKFYESEKNDNHSSNKEVVSNHNKNTYHNTTKKEFRRKTDHKKGKNDNISNGNYTPNGKSSTDSAYSRLVSLNRISPSKLSLCNAKESNGVASLEQIPAGSDTSGSHKDDIRSISSEEFLAMERSAELDGPIKSSNGRLDMNKELEPLAINDKRVSSRASSRHSPTWRARPEPISSSGSESSLHRPRRDSVPAQRLSRFCHECGNKFPVETAKFCIECGVKRLLI
- the LOC120630871 gene encoding uncharacterized protein LOC120630871 isoform X5, which encodes MEIYEGKRQAQQQSSKSSRSPSPESAGPVSPASNESFRPILRTPPPSRAGPPPSPPVPTHPIAPVAPEPSGPLPLLPCPVCDRTFVPQSLAKHVKICEKMTVKKRKTFDSSRQRREGTDLEQYLPKNFGLPENSPFIEKSPPNTAKTTLKPKTQSVRKAIMKPAADLQKCPHCSRNFGMRAFERHVEWCADKAKILPAAPQQPPPHIADAKQRLNARTQYKAPLARGRRSSQTRDKSSNSRSASVESVRGVSPPREYGDYRHPRTRASESMSSNDCHEEASPHVPIIRNLRTSQNNSSGDANIKARQARLARDLSSSRLDDTYDPFVSAARQMKELMSSDTNIPKKVHNISKDPNRTLPSLRPVKDKQSTPHLRSDNSKKIKDTINKTYQKTPTLQRMKSFGSTNNDNSSNSFGGRCNSFRLNRNDKKGNQKLNTTFTKSSKENISTTEKSYFSRSSNLNRSFSSYSNSSYSTPKLKDKIPKISQSMHHGFQRNTTKQPLKLDKINKNEGKKDFINLNSLLSFDNNTSMTDSNYIDPRLINENDNLPINVNTIFNNPDIISSMESLLTTENLPAKFESFSAAKNNHTESNNMTDSLCLKVEKNNNLNLKKNSSSTISDFSSKYDKIMSSIEQTIASKTSVRDDDSLCEDFDLEEFMISFDEEVHKQKPENMRICSSTTRVVASDMCNDVRGSETKVVNSPKVVNGVSNGFIPVNKSTSLIFSSNNVVGDKLFPSSVKRSMSLLDSIQKKAGTKIDNSKGRHQTDQLEEDLMQSLKDFDKFYESEKNDNHSSNKEVVSNHNKNTYHNTTKKEFRRKTDHKKGKNDNISNGNYTPNGKSSTDSAYSRLVSLNRISPSKLSLCNAKESNGVASLEQIPAGSDTSGSHKDDIRSISSEEFLAMERSAELDGPIKSSNGRLDMNKELEPLAINDKRVSSRASSRHSPTWRARPEPISSSGSESSLHRPRRDSVPAQRLSRFCHECGNKFPVETAKFCIECGVKRLLI
- the LOC120630871 gene encoding uncharacterized protein LOC120630871 isoform X6 translates to MKKRTISKLISIFGSKKGKRQAQQQSSKSSRSPSPESAGPVSPASNESFRPILRTPPPSRAGPPPSPPVPTHPIAPVAPEPSGPLPLLPCPVCDRTFVPQSLAKHVKICEKMTVKKRKTFDSSRQRREENSPFIEKSPPNTAKTTLKPKTQSVRKAIMKPAADLQKCPHCSRNFGMRAFERHVEWCADKAKILPAAPQQPPPHIADAKQRLNARTQYKAPLARGRRSSQTRDKSSNSRSASVESVRGVSPPREYGDYRHPRTRASESMSSNDCHEEASPHVPIIRNLRTSQNNSSGDANIKARQARLARDLSSSRLDDTYDPFVSAARQMKELMSSDTNIPKKVHNISKDPNRTLPSLRPVKDKQSTPHLRSDNSKKIKDTINKTYQKTPTLQRMKSFGSTNNDNSSNSFGGRCNSFRLNRNDKKGNQKLNTTFTKSSKENISTTEKSYFSRSSNLNRSFSSYSNSSYSTPKLKDKIPKISQSMHHGFQRNTTKQPLKLDKINKNEGKKDFINLNSLLSFDNNTSMTDSNYIDPRLINENDNLPINVNTIFNNPDIISSMESLLTTENLPAKFESFSAAKNNHTESNNMTDSLCLKVEKNNNLNLKKNSSSTISDFSSKYDKIMSSIEQTIASKTSVRDDDSLCEDFDLEEFMISFDEEVHKQKPENMRICSSTTRVVASDMCNDVRGSETKVVNSPKVVNGVSNGFIPVNKSTSLIFSSNNVVGDKLFPSSVKRSMSLLDSIQKKAGTKIDNSKGRHQTDQLEEDLMQSLKDFDKFYESEKNDNHSSNKEVVSNHNKNTYHNTTKKEFRRKTDHKKGKNDNISNGNYTPNGKSSTDSAYSRLVSLNRISPSKLSLCNAKESNGVASLEQIPAGSDTSGSHKDDIRSISSEEFLAMERSAELDGPIKSSNGRLDMNKELEPLAINDKRVSSRASSRHSPTWRARPEPISSSGSESSLHRPRRDSVPAQRLSRFCHECGNKFPVETAKFCIECGVKRLLI
- the LOC120630871 gene encoding uncharacterized protein LOC120630871 isoform X1 produces the protein MKKRTISKLISIFGSKKGKRQAQQQSSKSSRSPSPESAGPVSPASNESFRPILRTPPPSRAGPPPSPPVPTHPIAPVAPEPSGPLPLLPCPVCDRTFVPQSLAKHVKICEKMTVKKRKTFDSSRQRREGTDLEQYLPKNFGLPENSPFIEKSPPNTAKTTLKPKTQSVRKAIMKPAADLQKCPHCSRNFGMRAFERHVEWCADKAKILPAAPQQPPPHIADAKQRLNARTQYKAPLARGRRSSQTRDKSSNSRSASVESVRGVSPPREYGDYRHPRTRASESMSSNDCHEEASPHVPIIRNLRTSQNNSSGDANIKARQARLARDLSSSRLDDTYDPFVSAARQMKELMSSDTNIPKKVHNISKDPNRTLPSLRPVKDKQSTPHLRSDNSKKIKDTINKTYQKTPTLQRMKSFGSTNNDNSSNSFGGRCNSFRLNRNDKKGNQKLNTTFTKSSKENISTTEKSYFSRSSNLNRSFSSYSNSSYSTPKLKDKIPKISQSMHHGFQRNTTKQPLKLDKINKNEGKKDFINLNSLLSFDNNTSMTDSNYIDPRLINENDNLPINVNTIFNNPDIISSMESLLTTENLPAKFESFSAAKNNHTESNNMTDSLCLKVEKNNNLNLKKNSSSTISDFSSKYDKIMSSIEQTIASKTSVRDDDSLCEDFDLEEFMISFDEEVHKQKPENMRICSSTTRVVASDMCNDVRGSETKVVNSPKVVNGVSNGFIPVNKSTSLIFSSNNVVGDKLFPSSVKRSMSLLDSIQKKAGTKIDNSKGRHQTDQLEEDLMQSLKDFDKFYESEKNDNHSSNKEVVSNHNKNTYHNTTKKEFRRKTDHKKGKNDNISNGNYTPNGKSSTDSAYSRLVSLNRISPSKLSLCNAKESNGVASLEQIPAGSDTSGSHKDDIRSISSEEFLAMERSAELDGPIKSSNGRLDMNKELEPLAINDKRVSSRASSRHSPTWRARPEPISSSGSESSLHRPRRDSVPAQRLSRFCHECGNKFPVETAKFCIECGVKRLLI
- the LOC120630871 gene encoding uncharacterized protein LOC120630871 isoform X2; this translates as MKKRTISKLISIFGSKKGKRQAQQQSSKSSRSPSPESAGPVSPASNESFRPILRTPPPSRAGPPPSPPVPTHPIAPVAPEPSGPLPLLPCPVCDRTFVPQSLAKHVKICEKMTVKKRKTFDSSRQRREGTDLEQYLPKNFGLPENSPFIEKSPPNTAKTTLKPKTQSVRKAIMKPAADLQKCPHCSRNFGMRAFERHVEWCADKAKILPAAPQQPPPHIADAKQRLNARTQYKAPLARGRRSSQTRDKSSNSRSASVESVRGVSPPREYGDYRHPRTRASESMSSNDCHEEASPHVPIIRNLRTSQNNSSGDANIKARQARLARDLSSSRLDDTYDPFVSAARQMKELMSSDTNIPKKVHNISKDPNRTLPSLRPVKDKQSTPHLRSDNSKKIKDTINKTYQKTPTLQRMKSFGSTNNDNSSNSFGGRCNSFRLNRNDKKGNQKLNTTFTKSSKENISTTEKSYFSRSSNLNRSFSSYSNSSYSTPKLKDKIPKISQSMHHGFQRNTTKQPLKLDKINKNEGKKDFINLNSLLSFDNNTSMTDSNYIDPRLINENDNLPINVNTIFNNPDIISSMESLLTTENLPAKFESFSAAKNNHTESNNMTDSLCLKVEKNNNLNLKKNSSSTISDFSSKYDKIMSSIEQTIASKTSVRDDDSLCEDFDLEEFMISFDEEVHKQKPENMRICSSTTRVVASDMCNDVRGSETKVVNSPKVVNGVSNGFIPVNKSTSLIFSSNNVVGDKLFPSSVKRSMSLLDSIQKKAGTKIDNSKGRHQTDQLEEDLMQSLKDFDKFYESEKNDNHSSNKEVVSNHNKNTYHNTTKKEFRRKTDHKKGKNDNISNGNYTPNGKSSTDSAYSSLNRISPSKLSLCNAKESNGVASLEQIPAGSDTSGSHKDDIRSISSEEFLAMERSAELDGPIKSSNGRLDMNKELEPLAINDKRVSSRASSRHSPTWRARPEPISSSGSESSLHRPRRDSVPAQRLSRFCHECGNKFPVETAKFCIECGVKRLLI
- the LOC120630871 gene encoding uncharacterized protein LOC120630871 isoform X4, yielding MLACFCVKRKQGKRQAQQQSSKSSRSPSPESAGPVSPASNESFRPILRTPPPSRAGPPPSPPVPTHPIAPVAPEPSGPLPLLPCPVCDRTFVPQSLAKHVKICEKMTVKKRKTFDSSRQRREGTDLEQYLPKNFGLPENSPFIEKSPPNTAKTTLKPKTQSVRKAIMKPAADLQKCPHCSRNFGMRAFERHVEWCADKAKILPAAPQQPPPHIADAKQRLNARTQYKAPLARGRRSSQTRDKSSNSRSASVESVRGVSPPREYGDYRHPRTRASESMSSNDCHEEASPHVPIIRNLRTSQNNSSGDANIKARQARLARDLSSSRLDDTYDPFVSAARQMKELMSSDTNIPKKVHNISKDPNRTLPSLRPVKDKQSTPHLRSDNSKKIKDTINKTYQKTPTLQRMKSFGSTNNDNSSNSFGGRCNSFRLNRNDKKGNQKLNTTFTKSSKENISTTEKSYFSRSSNLNRSFSSYSNSSYSTPKLKDKIPKISQSMHHGFQRNTTKQPLKLDKINKNEGKKDFINLNSLLSFDNNTSMTDSNYIDPRLINENDNLPINVNTIFNNPDIISSMESLLTTENLPAKFESFSAAKNNHTESNNMTDSLCLKVEKNNNLNLKKNSSSTISDFSSKYDKIMSSIEQTIASKTSVRDDDSLCEDFDLEEFMISFDEEVHKQKPENMRICSSTTRVVASDMCNDVRGSETKVVNSPKVVNGVSNGFIPVNKSTSLIFSSNNVVGDKLFPSSVKRSMSLLDSIQKKAGTKIDNSKGRHQTDQLEEDLMQSLKDFDKFYESEKNDNHSSNKEVVSNHNKNTYHNTTKKEFRRKTDHKKGKNDNISNGNYTPNGKSSTDSAYSRLVSLNRISPSKLSLCNAKESNGVASLEQIPAGSDTSGSHKDDIRSISSEEFLAMERSAELDGPIKSSNGRLDMNKELEPLAINDKRVSSRASSRHSPTWRARPEPISSSGSESSLHRPRRDSVPAQRLSRFCHECGNKFPVETAKFCIECGVKRLLI